TTCCCGTGCTAATACTGAAGGCGCGAAAGTTCGCGCTGCTGTACACACTCGGTAGTGTTTTCTTCATCATGAGGTAAGATCCCTTGCGAATGATCGTCCTCCACGCACCTCCAACGTGTccgtttctgttgttttaGCTTTTCGTTTTTGAGCGGATTTGGGGCCATGTTCAGACAGATGTTTTCCCGCGAACGGGTAGCGATGTCGATCAGTTATACGTGCTGTCTCATAGCTACTCTTTACTTCGCGATGGTGGCTCAGAGCACTGCCCTCACGGTGTTATTTGCGGTGGCACAAATTATTACTTTACTCTGGATGATCCTAGCCGCGGTTCCGGGTGGCATGAGTGGCGTAAAGTTCTTCGGTAGCTTGTTCCGCAGCTCGGTATCCAACACGTTGCCGGTGTAAGAGCTGCCGTAGAACGAAAGAAGGCTCTTGTGTGATATATGTTAGGGGCCGTGTTAGTGCGCTGGAGAGAACAGAGATTAGGATTACAGCGCACCGCTTTGACCGCCTGGGCTGGAGTTGGCCGCTGGGCGTTACGTATCAGAAGGAATTTTGCCACGAATTAGTTTACGAAAACCAGAAAATAAGTATTTTCTCAACAtcccaaaaataaaatttcaatattacAACGTTCCTAAAGGTATCCGTTCGAACGCTTATCATTTTATCAaaagggaaattgaaaaaaatcacATTTTGACCAATGAGGCTCTCCCATAGTACTGGGAACGCACGATTTTGACGGCTGTTTGATGGTAAATAAAAACCCGAGaacaaaaaatcacaaaaaagcgaaagtttCCGTTTTAGCTAGGAATTTGCTTCCGGCCCGCGATTCGGTCAAGTGGCAGCTTGGTTCGAAATGCAAAGCTAAAGGGAAAGTGCAAAAGAGTGTGGTGAGCATCGGAGACGAGGCTGTTCGTCGAGTGCACCAGCCAGCAGAGGATAACGAAGGCGTCGCGGGCGAAGGCGAGAGGGGGTGCGGTCCTGCAACAGAAGATGGAGTGTGACGATGCGGCCGTAGAACGCCAGAAGCTGGTTTCCaacgacgaggaagatgaccagaacaccatcaccaacctTTCCTCGAGCGGACAGGCGAAATCCGTGCAAACGCCCATCTCACCCGTGCTCAGCAACAAGGTGAGTCATCGCAGTCCTTCAACCCTTTCCTGGTAATGGGGCTTATCACCCACAGCCTACTACGTCAATGGCCTGACAAAACACGCGAGGCGATGCCAGACTAACGTGATTCCGATTCCTCAGCTCTTTTCCAGTGGTGAAACAAGCCGCAGCCAGAATTCGACCAATTATTCGCTGGGAAAAGGAATTCCCAGCGATGCTCCACTGACGACCAAGCTCAACTACGTGAACGAACGTAAAATACAGGATGCTTCCAAGCAGAAGGCCAAGAAGGTGCAACGAGGTACGTTTCAGAACTGCGCGCGAACAGCCTTCTGCGATGTTCTGGGAGAGTTACCATTCGATTTGGGAAATCCATTGGCCTCGCTTGCTATGTGCCCTGTTTGTTGCTCGAACATTTTAtgcttgtgtgttttcggTTATGTTGTgcttgatttctttttattgtttcattatgttccccgttttgtttttctttctttccattccatacTT
The sequence above is a segment of the Anopheles darlingi chromosome 2, idAnoDarlMG_H_01, whole genome shotgun sequence genome. Coding sequences within it:
- the LOC125960114 gene encoding vesicle transport protein SFT2C, which gives rise to MADLKRDLDEYLLLQADQKKSFKLEMPKIPSIPAPGLVGKLFGRNQEPEANSWLKDTQDTCCPKLSRIQRIVGFVTCMGLGIFCMIVSTFYIPVLILKARKFALLYTLGSVFFIMSFSFLSGFGAMFRQMFSRERVAMSISYTCCLIATLYFAMVAQSTALTVLFAVAQIITLLWMILAAVPGGMSGVKFFGSLFRSSVSNTLPV